The following proteins are encoded in a genomic region of Deltaproteobacteria bacterium:
- a CDS encoding MFS transporter, with protein MTNQELLAKAKKYRWIIFWTLSCGYLLVYFHRLCPAVVAVDMMRDLKATGALTGFLGAAYFYPYAAMQLPAGLLSDSWGPRNTITLFFFIALAGSIILGLAPTVLIAILGRTLVGLGVAMLFVPTMKILAEWFHTSEFALMTGILMAVGGLGSLISATPLVWLSSLIGWRMSFIAVGVFTLVLALLVWFIVRDRPADMGWPSPADEASSATSPRISLTDSVVRVLSTPYFWPLSAWFFFNCAVFFSYGGLWGGPYLVQVYGYSKSQAGQILSMLAVGMIVGSPLLSYISTNVLRSRKKVIVLSSVVVFCLTACLAFITNGIPLWAHYVLCFCMGVFASAVVVIAFTANKELFPVQIAGTATGLVNLFPFAGGAVFQPILGYVLEKQGRVGDAFTMDGYQRAFLVLFLCSAIALASSFFVKETLE; from the coding sequence ATGACAAACCAGGAACTGCTGGCCAAAGCGAAAAAGTACCGCTGGATCATTTTTTGGACCCTCTCCTGCGGCTACCTGCTGGTCTATTTTCACAGGCTCTGCCCAGCCGTAGTGGCCGTGGACATGATGAGGGATTTAAAGGCCACCGGTGCGCTGACCGGTTTTCTGGGGGCCGCTTATTTTTACCCCTATGCGGCCATGCAACTCCCGGCCGGACTGCTGTCCGATTCGTGGGGGCCGCGCAACACCATTACCCTGTTTTTTTTCATTGCCCTGGCCGGCTCCATCATCCTGGGACTGGCCCCCACGGTCTTGATTGCCATCCTCGGCCGTACCCTGGTAGGTCTGGGTGTGGCCATGCTCTTTGTCCCCACCATGAAAATTCTGGCGGAATGGTTCCACACCAGTGAATTCGCCCTTATGACCGGCATCCTCATGGCCGTCGGCGGACTGGGCTCGCTCATATCGGCAACTCCCCTGGTATGGCTGAGCAGCCTGATCGGCTGGCGCATGTCCTTCATTGCGGTGGGTGTTTTCACCCTGGTGCTGGCCCTCCTGGTATGGTTTATCGTCAGAGACCGTCCGGCGGATATGGGCTGGCCCTCTCCGGCCGACGAAGCGTCGTCGGCGACATCTCCGCGCATCAGCCTCACGGACAGCGTCGTAAGGGTGCTTTCAACCCCCTATTTCTGGCCGCTTTCCGCCTGGTTTTTCTTTAACTGTGCCGTCTTCTTCAGCTATGGGGGGCTTTGGGGCGGCCCTTACCTGGTGCAGGTGTACGGCTACAGCAAGTCGCAAGCCGGCCAGATCCTGTCCATGCTGGCCGTCGGCATGATCGTAGGCAGTCCCCTGCTGAGCTACATTTCTACGAACGTGCTGCGGTCGAGAAAAAAGGTCATCGTTCTCTCCAGCGTCGTCGTTTTTTGCCTGACCGCCTGCCTGGCATTCATCACCAACGGCATCCCCCTCTGGGCGCACTACGTTCTCTGCTTTTGCATGGGCGTTTTTGCCAGCGCCGTGGTCGTGATCGCGTTCACCGCCAACAAGGAGCTTTTCCCCGTGCAGATAGCCGGCACGGCCACCGGCCTTGTCAACCTGTTCCCCTTTGCCGGCGGGGCTGTTTTTCAGCCCATTTTGGGGTATGTGCTGGAAAAACAGGGCCGGGTCGGTGACGCCTTCACCATGGACGGCTATCAGCGTGCCTTTCTGGTGCTGTTTCTTTGCAGTGCCATTGCTCTGGCATCGAGTTTCTTCGTCAAGGAAACGCTGGAATAA
- a CDS encoding amino acid-binding protein, with translation MKLKQIVISIENSPGRLCEVTEALGKAGINLRALNLVDTGAFGQLRLLVSDVATARRILMKMQIPAFVNEVVAAEIPDQPGSLAQVLHPLRDANINVIFMYAFIGFSSDKAVMIFRFSDNDKAVEVLQQSGVHLLDAEAFGILEANGQ, from the coding sequence ATGAAACTGAAACAGATTGTCATCTCGATCGAGAACTCGCCGGGCCGCCTCTGCGAGGTCACCGAAGCGTTGGGCAAAGCCGGCATCAACCTCAGGGCGTTGAACCTTGTGGATACCGGTGCTTTCGGGCAGCTCAGGCTGCTCGTTTCGGATGTTGCCACGGCCCGCCGCATCCTGATGAAAATGCAGATCCCGGCTTTTGTCAACGAGGTGGTTGCAGCGGAAATCCCCGACCAGCCCGGCAGTCTGGCCCAGGTTCTGCATCCTTTGAGGGATGCCAATATCAACGTCATATTCATGTACGCCTTTATCGGCTTCTCTTCCGACAAGGCGGTCATGATTTTCCGATTCAGCGACAACGACAAGGCCGTAGAGGTACTGCAGCAAAGCGGTGTCCATCTGCTGGATGCCGAGGCCTTCGGCATTCTGGAAGCCAACGGCCAGTAA
- a CDS encoding PAS domain S-box protein, translating into MKRKTPDNDRQDEIERLDACDIPGDRYRVFIEEVDDAFFETDIEGNFVFFNDALCRILGYPREEIEGRSFRRFMDVENAALAFNSFNRMFRTGSAVNDLIWEITREDGQKRVLEIHAHLLERDQGKPRGFQGIARDITASTLAQEALKASEKRTREQYLKSRRAELRYRGFLEFLPIPVFVFNIDGTVSYLNPAFEQVFGWTLGELKGRRIDFVPPDQKAATKTGIQRLYQKKRIYGFETKRLTRDGRLLDIILDGALFYDEQGAPAGQVVTLRDVTEEKRIARSNRTLSRIANALHEIRFLDDRLEYITNQIKDLISIEGASIILLDEGSREFYFRFTAYEDSRTGQKMKEIRFPADKGVAGQVYRTREPLVVHDASESPYIFRQVDDQSGYETRNMLDVPIQIDERMIGVICAVNKKEGRFDRTDVDLLSAIANMVALPIENARINEALRVSYEEVKSFNRAKDRLIHHLSHEIKTPISVLSASLNLLRKKGHRLKQEEMRRILQRADRNLDRLLDMQYEIEDIVGQRDYKSHALISALLDACADEIEVLVSDELDSESAAGRIRDRIEETFGPRRAESESIVIDQFVDRQLTEIEPLYSHRQVAVERHLQPAGNVFIPREVLAKIVTALFRNAIENTPDGGRIDITVSAGAGGPVFEVKDTGIGITEENQRLIFDNYFTAYEPAHYSSRSPYDFNAGGKGFDLIRLKIFSERYHFKLDMASVRCDYLGDDNHACPGDTAVCNPSRKRAGCLETGGTTMTVQFEAAEKRSLLEKP; encoded by the coding sequence TTGAAAAGAAAGACACCCGACAACGATCGACAGGATGAGATCGAACGCCTGGATGCGTGCGACATCCCCGGCGATCGTTATCGTGTCTTTATCGAGGAAGTCGACGATGCGTTTTTCGAAACCGACATCGAAGGCAACTTCGTCTTTTTCAACGATGCTCTCTGCCGGATATTAGGGTACCCTCGCGAGGAAATAGAGGGCCGCAGTTTCCGCCGCTTCATGGATGTCGAGAATGCCGCCCTGGCTTTTAATAGCTTCAACCGCATGTTCCGCACGGGTTCGGCCGTAAACGACCTCATCTGGGAAATTACCCGGGAGGACGGCCAAAAAAGGGTTCTGGAAATCCATGCCCACCTGCTCGAACGGGATCAGGGAAAACCCAGGGGTTTTCAGGGTATCGCCCGGGACATTACCGCCTCGACCCTGGCGCAGGAGGCCCTCAAAGCCTCGGAAAAAAGAACGCGCGAGCAGTACCTGAAAAGTCGGCGCGCCGAATTGCGTTACCGAGGGTTTCTGGAATTCCTGCCCATTCCGGTGTTCGTTTTCAACATAGACGGTACGGTTTCCTATCTGAACCCGGCCTTCGAACAGGTGTTCGGTTGGACCTTGGGGGAATTGAAGGGGCGGCGCATCGACTTCGTACCGCCCGACCAGAAAGCGGCAACCAAAACGGGCATCCAGCGTCTCTACCAAAAAAAACGGATTTACGGTTTTGAAACCAAACGCCTGACCAGGGACGGCAGGCTTCTGGACATCATTCTGGACGGCGCCCTTTTCTATGATGAACAAGGAGCGCCGGCCGGGCAGGTGGTAACCCTGAGGGATGTGACCGAGGAGAAACGCATCGCCCGCAGCAACAGGACCCTCTCCCGTATTGCCAATGCATTGCACGAAATCAGGTTCCTGGATGACCGTCTGGAATATATAACCAATCAAATCAAAGACCTTATATCCATCGAAGGTGCATCGATCATCCTGCTCGATGAGGGCAGCCGGGAATTTTATTTCCGGTTTACCGCTTACGAAGACTCCCGCACCGGCCAGAAAATGAAGGAGATCCGCTTTCCCGCCGACAAGGGCGTCGCCGGACAGGTCTACCGCACCCGCGAACCGCTGGTGGTTCACGACGCGTCTGAGAGCCCGTATATCTTCAGGCAGGTGGATGACCAGTCCGGATATGAAACCCGCAACATGCTGGACGTGCCCATCCAGATCGACGAGCGCATGATCGGCGTGATCTGCGCCGTCAACAAAAAGGAGGGACGCTTCGACCGGACCGACGTCGACCTGCTGAGCGCCATCGCCAACATGGTGGCATTGCCCATTGAAAATGCCCGCATCAATGAAGCGCTGCGTGTGTCCTATGAAGAGGTAAAAAGTTTCAACAGGGCCAAGGACAGGCTAATCCACCACCTCTCGCACGAAATCAAAACACCCATTTCGGTTTTGTCCGCCTCTTTGAATCTGCTGAGAAAAAAAGGCCACCGGCTCAAGCAGGAGGAAATGAGAAGAATTCTGCAGCGCGCCGACCGCAATCTCGACCGGCTTTTAGACATGCAGTACGAAATAGAAGACATTGTCGGGCAGCGGGACTACAAAAGCCACGCTCTCATAAGTGCCCTCCTGGACGCCTGTGCCGATGAAATCGAGGTGCTGGTGTCGGACGAACTGGACTCGGAATCTGCGGCCGGGCGCATCAGGGACAGGATAGAGGAAACGTTCGGTCCCCGCCGTGCCGAATCGGAATCGATCGTTATAGACCAATTCGTCGACCGGCAGTTGACCGAAATCGAGCCCCTTTACTCGCACCGGCAGGTTGCCGTCGAAAGGCATCTGCAGCCTGCGGGCAATGTTTTCATTCCTAGAGAAGTGCTGGCCAAAATAGTCACCGCCCTTTTTCGCAACGCCATTGAAAACACACCCGACGGCGGGCGTATCGACATTACGGTAAGCGCCGGCGCCGGGGGGCCGGTATTCGAAGTCAAAGACACCGGTATCGGCATCACCGAAGAAAACCAGCGCCTTATCTTCGACAACTATTTCACCGCCTACGAACCGGCCCACTATTCGTCGCGCAGTCCCTATGATTTCAATGCCGGCGGCAAGGGATTCGACCTGATCCGCCTGAAAATTTTCTCGGAACGCTACCATTTCAAACTGGACATGGCCTCCGTCAGATGCGATTATCTCGGTGACGACAACCATGCATGCCCCGGGGACACCGCAGTATGCAACCCGAGCCGAAAGCGTGCCGGTTGCCTGGAAACCGGCGGGACGACCATGACGGTCCAATTCGAGGCGGCGGAAAAGAGATCGTTACTGGAGAAACCATGA
- a CDS encoding multidrug effflux MFS transporter, whose protein sequence is MQKETKTMSDRRMLVILAFISAFPALSTDLYIPALPQMVAILETTPARVNLTLSLFFIFFGAAILIWGPLSDKYGRKPVLYCGLTIYIISSLMCAMAGNYIHLIIARIFQALGGGAATAVATAVVKDTYTGEKRAHTLAVVMAMVIIAPVVAPIIGSLLLKFASWRAIFFTLAGFGIVAFLVSIPLAEPLVEPFRGSSFRAIGRLFVVLKNPGFSLLLGIFSSVTMPLMAFVASSSYVYIQGFGLTEQTFSLFFAVNAVSAMLGPLLYIRLSNRFHPNAIISSCFLVMAGSGILVASLGPLSPFVFAACMLPATMSITGMRPPSANLLLEQQNRDTGSASSLINFVGMIMGSVGMLLISLGTSHLVFFIGIIQVATGSLGYLFWMAVKNRSFIVQTR, encoded by the coding sequence ATGCAAAAAGAAACCAAAACCATGTCAGACAGGCGCATGCTTGTCATCCTGGCCTTCATCAGTGCCTTTCCGGCGTTGTCCACGGATCTTTACATTCCGGCGCTGCCGCAGATGGTTGCCATACTGGAAACAACCCCTGCCCGTGTGAATCTGACCCTGAGCCTGTTTTTCATTTTTTTCGGTGCCGCCATTCTCATTTGGGGACCGTTGAGCGACAAGTACGGGAGAAAACCCGTCCTTTACTGCGGCCTGACCATTTACATCATTTCCAGTCTCATGTGTGCAATGGCCGGCAACTATATCCACCTGATCATTGCCAGGATTTTTCAGGCTCTCGGAGGCGGAGCCGCCACAGCCGTGGCCACAGCCGTTGTAAAAGACACGTACACCGGAGAAAAACGGGCCCATACCCTCGCCGTGGTCATGGCCATGGTGATCATTGCCCCTGTTGTGGCTCCGATCATTGGATCTCTGCTGCTGAAATTCGCCTCCTGGCGGGCCATCTTTTTCACCCTGGCAGGGTTCGGCATCGTTGCTTTTCTGGTATCGATTCCCCTTGCCGAACCCCTGGTCGAACCATTTCGGGGCTCCAGCTTTCGCGCCATCGGCCGTCTGTTCGTGGTGCTCAAGAATCCTGGATTTTCGTTGCTGCTCGGTATCTTCTCGTCGGTGACCATGCCCCTGATGGCATTTGTCGCCTCGTCCTCCTATGTGTACATCCAGGGCTTCGGGCTGACCGAGCAGACCTTCAGCCTCTTTTTCGCCGTCAATGCAGTCAGCGCCATGCTGGGCCCTCTCCTGTACATCAGGCTATCCAATCGGTTTCATCCCAACGCCATCATCAGCAGCTGTTTCCTCGTAATGGCCGGCAGCGGGATTTTGGTGGCCAGCCTGGGCCCCCTCTCCCCCTTCGTGTTTGCCGCGTGCATGCTTCCGGCAACCATGTCCATCACCGGCATGCGGCCTCCCAGCGCCAATCTCTTGCTGGAACAGCAGAACCGGGATACCGGGTCTGCCTCCTCATTGATCAATTTTGTCGGCATGATCATGGGGAGCGTTGGCATGCTGCTGATTTCCCTGGGCACAAGCCATCTTGTCTTTTTCATCGGCATCATACAGGTGGCAACGGGAAGTCTGGGCTACTTGTTCTGGATGGCCGTTAAGAATCGATCCTTTATCGTTCAGACCCGATAA
- a CDS encoding spore maturation protein encodes MNVIFFAIVLVAFIVAGWNQLLWLPVAGEPSPIEALSKAMIDSATGSVELALGLVGAMTLFLGLMKVAEAGGMLNILARLIRPLMVRLFPEVPADHPAMGAMILNLSANALGLGNAATPFGIRAMQELEKLNPSPGTATNAMALFLAINTSSVTLLPTGVIALRAAAGSADPAGILPTTLIATMASTLIAIAAAKLYQRFSRPPASPAADIQSEGRPEKEDTQEAAEIPSEAYPLWVSIAALGSLAACVPLAVVYGRAVSPWIIPLIMVGFLGFGVARRVRVYEVFVEGAKEGFQVAVKIIPFLVAILVAVGMFRASGAMESMVAWLGTATSRFGLPAEALPMALMRPLSGSGAYGIMASIINDPAVGPDSYVGYVVSTLQGSTETTFYVLAVYYGAVQVRRIRHTLAAALTADVAGIVFAVAACWYLFG; translated from the coding sequence ATGAACGTCATCTTCTTTGCCATTGTGCTTGTCGCTTTCATCGTTGCCGGATGGAACCAGCTGCTGTGGCTGCCGGTAGCCGGTGAACCGTCACCCATTGAAGCGCTGTCCAAAGCCATGATCGATTCGGCCACCGGATCCGTGGAACTGGCCCTGGGGCTGGTGGGGGCCATGACGCTTTTTCTGGGGCTGATGAAGGTGGCTGAGGCCGGGGGCATGCTCAACATTCTCGCCCGCCTGATCCGGCCCTTAATGGTGCGCCTTTTTCCGGAGGTGCCGGCGGACCACCCCGCCATGGGGGCCATGATTCTGAACCTTTCGGCCAATGCCCTGGGATTGGGCAACGCCGCCACGCCTTTCGGCATTCGGGCCATGCAGGAGTTGGAAAAGCTCAACCCGTCGCCCGGGACGGCCACCAACGCCATGGCACTGTTCCTCGCAATCAACACGTCCAGCGTGACGCTCCTGCCGACGGGCGTCATTGCCCTGCGGGCGGCAGCCGGGTCCGCCGACCCGGCCGGCATTCTGCCCACGACCCTAATCGCCACCATGGCGTCCACCCTAATCGCCATTGCGGCCGCCAAGCTCTATCAGCGTTTTTCCAGGCCCCCTGCATCTCCGGCGGCTGACATACAATCGGAAGGAAGGCCGGAAAAAGAGGACACACAGGAGGCGGCCGAGATACCGTCGGAGGCGTACCCTTTATGGGTGAGCATCGCCGCCCTCGGGAGCCTCGCGGCGTGCGTACCACTGGCCGTGGTTTACGGCCGGGCCGTCTCCCCGTGGATCATTCCGCTGATCATGGTAGGCTTCCTGGGGTTCGGCGTGGCCAGACGCGTGCGGGTGTACGAGGTCTTTGTGGAAGGGGCCAAGGAGGGGTTTCAGGTTGCCGTTAAAATCATACCGTTTCTGGTGGCCATCCTGGTCGCGGTGGGGATGTTTCGCGCCAGCGGCGCCATGGAAAGCATGGTGGCATGGCTGGGGACGGCGACAAGCCGTTTCGGCCTGCCGGCGGAAGCCCTGCCCATGGCACTGATGCGGCCGCTCTCCGGGTCCGGAGCATACGGGATCATGGCGTCGATCATCAACGACCCCGCCGTCGGACCGGACAGTTATGTGGGTTATGTGGTGAGCACCCTGCAGGGATCCACGGAGACGACTTTCTATGTGTTGGCGGTCTACTACGGCGCCGTTCAGGTTCGCCGCATCCGCCACACCCTGGCGGCGGCATTGACGGCCGATGTGGCCGGGATCGTATTCGCCGTAGCGGCGTGCTGGTATCTGTTCGGATAA
- a CDS encoding molybdopterin-dependent oxidoreductase: NNRVVTIKGDPEGYRNRGYICARAKALPDRLNHPGRLISPLRRSGPRGEGGWEAISWEEALAEISRRLTQAREIHGARSVAFCQGMPKGMEHFALIRLANLFGSPNVVATQDVCHAPREITGMHTCGFYPVTDFHHKSELVILWGSNLTATNEEGEICRPLIDQLKQGTRLIVVDPRKTVLAGRAEHWLPIRPGTDHALALSFLEVLVETNRYDRNFVESWTHGFDALAEHVRQYTPEKVAGVVGVPAADIRTAALALADSKPAAIQWGNPVEQNRHTFQTTRALVSLMAITGNLDVAGGNLHKLEPPVMGLGKFVRADLLPDKRKEMLHAHHGTIPRLMTVPPAYFKKAVMAETPYPVKAAYVQCTNPLVTWADSITTREALLKLDFLAVADIHMTPTAAFADIVLPAASHLEFDDIGHYGLGHGYLLARPKILDPPDGCRPDIQIINELGKRISPAEHWFDNYRDMLESVLSPAGISYEQFSQKGYLKGPERFQKYKDGGFKTPSGKVELVLSRAERFNLPPLPFFDSLPQEPDPEYPLILTSAKDPFYLHSSYRWIERLRKSSLHPVVEIHPDTASAHHIETGDTVRIVTRKGSIRQVARVTGKIRPDVISAAYGWWFPEGRPGRQYDWEQAGYNLLTSAENVGREFGTPNLKGINCRIEKEAEGERRKVR; encoded by the coding sequence GATTTCCCCGCTGCGAAGAAGCGGCCCCAGGGGTGAAGGCGGGTGGGAGGCGATTTCGTGGGAGGAGGCGCTTGCAGAAATCAGCCGGCGGTTGACGCAAGCCAGAGAGATCCACGGTGCCCGCAGCGTCGCCTTCTGCCAGGGCATGCCCAAGGGAATGGAACACTTCGCCCTGATCCGGCTGGCCAACCTGTTTGGGTCCCCCAATGTCGTCGCCACCCAGGACGTCTGCCATGCCCCGCGCGAAATCACCGGCATGCACACCTGCGGCTTCTACCCGGTAACGGATTTTCATCACAAGAGTGAACTCGTAATCCTCTGGGGCAGCAACCTGACAGCCACCAACGAAGAAGGAGAAATCTGTCGGCCCCTGATCGACCAGCTGAAGCAGGGCACAAGGCTCATCGTCGTGGACCCGCGCAAGACCGTGCTCGCCGGCCGTGCGGAACATTGGCTGCCCATCCGCCCCGGAACCGACCATGCCTTGGCCCTGTCCTTTCTGGAGGTGCTGGTCGAAACAAACCGCTACGACCGAAACTTCGTCGAAAGCTGGACGCACGGATTCGATGCACTTGCGGAACATGTCCGGCAGTATACGCCCGAAAAAGTGGCGGGTGTCGTGGGCGTTCCCGCCGCCGACATCCGGACGGCTGCGCTGGCTCTCGCAGATTCAAAGCCTGCCGCCATTCAATGGGGCAACCCCGTCGAACAGAACAGACACACCTTCCAGACGACCAGAGCGCTCGTCAGCCTGATGGCCATCACCGGCAACCTCGACGTCGCCGGCGGCAATCTGCACAAACTGGAACCTCCCGTTATGGGATTGGGAAAATTTGTGCGGGCGGATCTTCTTCCCGACAAGCGCAAGGAAATGCTGCATGCCCACCACGGGACGATCCCGCGGCTGATGACCGTCCCGCCGGCCTATTTCAAAAAGGCGGTGATGGCGGAGACGCCCTACCCGGTGAAGGCGGCCTACGTCCAATGTACCAACCCCCTCGTCACCTGGGCCGACAGCATCACGACACGGGAGGCGCTCCTCAAGCTGGACTTTCTGGCGGTGGCGGACATTCACATGACGCCGACGGCCGCCTTTGCCGACATCGTGCTCCCTGCGGCAAGCCACCTGGAATTCGATGACATCGGGCACTACGGCCTGGGGCACGGATATCTCCTGGCGCGCCCGAAGATCCTCGATCCACCGGACGGGTGCCGGCCCGACATCCAGATCATCAACGAACTCGGCAAACGCATTTCTCCCGCCGAACACTGGTTCGACAACTACCGGGACATGCTGGAATCGGTCCTTTCCCCGGCCGGGATCAGCTATGAACAGTTCTCCCAAAAAGGGTACCTAAAGGGCCCCGAGCGCTTTCAAAAATACAAGGATGGCGGCTTCAAAACGCCCAGCGGGAAGGTGGAACTGGTACTCAGCCGGGCCGAACGCTTCAATCTTCCGCCCCTCCCTTTTTTCGACAGCTTGCCGCAGGAGCCCGACCCGGAATACCCCCTCATCCTGACCAGCGCCAAAGACCCTTTCTATCTGCACAGTTCCTACCGCTGGATTGAACGCCTCAGAAAAAGCAGTTTGCATCCCGTGGTCGAAATCCACCCGGACACCGCGTCCGCCCATCACATCGAAACCGGTGACACCGTGCGCATCGTGACCCGCAAGGGAAGCATCCGCCAGGTTGCCCGGGTGACGGGCAAAATAAGGCCGGACGTAATCAGTGCCGCCTATGGCTGGTGGTTTCCGGAGGGACGGCCGGGACGTCAATACGATTGGGAGCAGGCCGGGTACAACCTGCTGACCTCAGCCGAAAATGTCGGCCGGGAATTCGGAACCCCCAATCTGAAGGGCATTAACTGCAGGATTGAAAAAGAGGCGGAAGGTGAAAGGCGAAAGGTGCGTTAG
- a CDS encoding HAMP domain-containing histidine kinase — translation MTTDNKHPAQSPAPEACDERFFRDVNIEFLIHELKDPISIVETGARTLLKKQERFGTLTDRQTKTLNRIIRNATRARDMLYSLLEIGRAESGSFACSHFSPARTLLDVLVGCLELRSPGIADKLRDIGEGEEYRTYLSTCGIRYEAGSDATALKIYQDEIKFRQIVANLIKNALHYRNELLELRVGVDKDALVLEVTDDGPGIPDQFKETVFRRYTQLKECSLQARNGHGLGLAGARLVARSLGGDIELESAKDRGTSFRLRLPCHFRG, via the coding sequence ATGACCACCGACAACAAACACCCTGCCCAATCCCCGGCTCCCGAAGCCTGTGACGAACGCTTTTTCAGGGATGTGAATATCGAGTTTCTGATTCATGAGCTGAAAGATCCGATCTCCATCGTGGAAACCGGCGCCCGGACCCTGCTGAAGAAACAGGAACGTTTCGGCACCCTGACGGACCGCCAGACCAAAACGCTGAACCGGATCATCCGCAATGCAACCAGGGCTCGCGATATGCTCTACAGCCTGTTGGAGATCGGGCGTGCCGAGTCCGGAAGCTTTGCCTGCAGCCATTTCTCACCCGCTCGAACGCTGCTGGATGTACTCGTCGGCTGTCTCGAACTGCGTTCGCCCGGGATTGCGGACAAGCTTCGTGACATCGGAGAGGGGGAGGAATACCGAACGTATTTGAGCACCTGCGGCATCCGGTACGAAGCGGGGTCGGATGCCACCGCCCTGAAGATATACCAGGATGAGATCAAGTTCAGACAGATCGTCGCCAACCTGATAAAAAACGCGCTGCATTACCGCAACGAACTGCTGGAACTCAGGGTGGGTGTCGACAAAGACGCCCTGGTCCTGGAAGTGACCGATGACGGTCCAGGCATACCCGATCAGTTCAAGGAAACGGTTTTCCGGCGCTATACCCAGTTGAAGGAGTGCAGCCTGCAGGCCCGCAACGGCCACGGGCTCGGTCTGGCCGGCGCGAGGCTTGTGGCACGTTCCCTGGGCGGCGACATTGAACTCGAAAGCGCCAAAGACAGGGGGACCTCCTTTCGGTTGAGACTGCCGTGCCATTTCCGGGGATAA
- a CDS encoding response regulator, which produces MTEPASYLSGKSILAVDDERDILETIEDILDGSTVDTARDYETASDKIKRNKYDLAILDIMGVDGLQLLEECVAKGIPAVMLTAHAVNPETLMSSIRKGAISYLPKESLAELDDLLNQILGAFARGEAPWKLLFDKLGDYFDDRFGEGWKESDGAFWNDFEQTFQIGRGIQERLKSDDRIVNKF; this is translated from the coding sequence ATGACTGAACCTGCATCTTATTTGAGCGGAAAATCGATACTGGCGGTTGATGACGAGAGGGATATTCTCGAAACCATCGAAGACATCCTGGATGGATCCACCGTCGACACAGCAAGGGATTACGAAACGGCATCGGACAAAATAAAGCGCAACAAATACGACCTGGCCATACTGGACATCATGGGAGTCGATGGGCTGCAGCTGTTGGAGGAATGTGTCGCCAAGGGCATCCCGGCGGTCATGCTCACCGCCCATGCTGTCAACCCCGAAACATTGATGTCCTCCATCAGAAAGGGTGCCATTTCATACCTTCCCAAAGAATCTCTCGCCGAACTGGACGACCTTCTCAACCAAATCCTCGGTGCTTTTGCGCGTGGCGAAGCCCCCTGGAAGCTGCTCTTCGACAAGCTGGGCGACTACTTTGACGATCGCTTCGGAGAGGGTTGGAAAGAGAGTGACGGGGCCTTCTGGAACGATTTCGAACAGACCTTTCAGATCGGCCGGGGCATCCAGGAAAGGCTCAAAAGCGACGACCGCATCGTGAACAAATTTTAA
- the speB gene encoding agmatinase, with amino-acid sequence MGINRKILDEIAENSVTVVGIPCDEGSSFMQGAAAAPPKIREALYGGSANFCSEDGIDLGEQGRLRDLGDLEWPASASPFEAIESCVDTLLLKGARVLLLGGDHAITPAVLRAYHKKHGRINLLQFDAHPDLYDEFDGSRNSHACPFARIMEEQLVKRLVQVGIRTMNPHQRRQAERFGVEVVDMRAWQLDMRFDFDGPLYISFDMDALDPAYAPGVSHYEPGGLSTREALCAIQGIGAPVIGADIVEFNPWRDSSGMTAMVAAKLLKELASKMLS; translated from the coding sequence ATGGGCATCAATCGGAAAATATTAGATGAAATCGCAGAAAACTCCGTCACCGTCGTCGGTATACCCTGTGACGAGGGTTCCAGCTTTATGCAAGGGGCGGCCGCGGCGCCGCCGAAGATCCGCGAAGCCCTTTACGGTGGTTCGGCCAACTTTTGCAGCGAAGACGGGATCGACTTGGGCGAGCAGGGGCGCTTGAGGGACCTGGGGGATTTGGAATGGCCAGCTTCTGCGTCACCGTTCGAGGCGATCGAGTCCTGTGTTGACACGCTGTTGTTGAAAGGTGCCCGGGTTCTGCTTCTGGGAGGGGATCACGCAATTACGCCGGCCGTTTTGCGAGCTTACCACAAAAAACACGGCCGCATCAACCTGCTGCAATTCGATGCGCACCCTGATCTGTATGACGAGTTCGATGGCAGCCGCAATTCGCACGCCTGTCCTTTTGCCAGGATCATGGAAGAGCAACTGGTGAAGCGGCTGGTGCAGGTGGGCATACGCACCATGAATCCGCACCAACGACGCCAGGCGGAGCGCTTCGGGGTGGAAGTCGTCGATATGCGGGCGTGGCAGCTGGACATGCGATTTGATTTTGACGGGCCGCTTTACATCTCTTTCGACATGGATGCCCTTGACCCGGCTTATGCACCGGGGGTATCCCATTACGAACCCGGGGGGCTTTCTACGCGGGAGGCGCTTTGCGCAATTCAGGGCATAGGCGCACCGGTCATCGGCGCGGACATCGTGGAGTTCAATCCGTGGAGGGATTCCTCCGGTATGACCGCAATGGTCGCGGCCAAGCTGTTGAAGGAGTTGGCATCGAAGATGCTGAGCTAA